A stretch of the Lonchura striata isolate bLonStr1 chromosome 15, bLonStr1.mat, whole genome shotgun sequence genome encodes the following:
- the ARHGEF37 gene encoding rho guanine nucleotide exchange factor 37: MASAEPGSGEAAEAAEAEYEVMPWDRTEQSQRLAVDELISSEASYVHNLQLCVCDIRAHLRDKQLPGLDLEGLFSNTDDILHVSRRFLKGLEATAGQGQEQLLCISTLFQEFKEEMETVYKIYCASYDHALQLVESYRRDPRLQEEILATLNATVPHTGASDLSFFLVMPVQRVTKYPLLLGKILENTPSSASAHSALQAAARAMAQVNANINEHKRRREVATKYNKAEQLTLRDRLARLNAHSIAKKTTRFSRLLMHETGIVAKTEDKEYDDLEEKFQCVASSVATLKENVASYLGHLEVFLLPAPHRRELQMEQGPAQQHRRLSELLHSTVFPEFKQRVDRLVWQPLCSLSDTLEGPQQLVKKRLDKLLDYEKIQERKSEVGSVSYDEEAAMNTYLAINDLLVAELPQFNQVAVQLLGQILRSFSALQLDLATQVLHHAEKELEQLPHGHMPLPSFWKVVEDSLQQSGAQLRAFCQAFETVTPSPGTQPLTPAEERKVLSLVSKHGPDKLYQVTSNISGSRDLDLTLLRGQIVALLQSADTRGNTSRWLVDAGGPRGFVPAAKLRPYSPAQVQQPVLQLLGLDGGTEGRRHSCAAPEAPRPQVATFTPTFQVVAGFSFAARSPQELSLQAGQPVQLLEPHDKKGSTEWSLVEVNGQRGYVPSSYLVTVPVQEPAGWSLPV, encoded by the exons ATGGCGAGTGCAGAGCCCGGctctggggaggcagctgaggcTGCAGAGGCCGAGTACGAGGTGATGCCGTGGGACAGGACGGAGCAGAGCCAGCGGCTGGCCGTGGACGAGCTCATCAGCAGCGAGGCCAGCTACGTGCACAACCTGCAGCTGTGCGTGTGCGACATCCGGGCGCACCTCCGGGACAAGCAG CTGCCCGGGCTGGACCTGGAAGGACTCTTCTCTAACACCGACGACATCCTCCACGTCTCCAGACGGTTTCTGAAGGGGCTGGAGGCCACGGCCggccaggggcaggagcagctgctctgcatca gCACGCTGTTCCAGGAGTTCAAGGAGGAGATGGAGACTGTCTACAAGATCTACTGTGCCAGCTATGACCATGCCCTGCAGCTGGTGGAGAGCTACCGCAGGGACCCCCGGCTGCAGGAGGAGATCCTGGCCACCCTGAATGCCACCGT GCCTCACACGGGCGCGTCAGACCTCAGCTTCTTCCTGGTGATGCCCGTGCAGAGGGTCACCAAATaccctctgctgctggggaagaTCCTGGAGAACACCCCGAGCAGTGCCAGTGCCCACTCAGCCCTGCAGGCAGCGGCTCGTGCCATGGCCCAGGTCAATGCCAACATCAACGAGCACAAACGGCGCAGGGAAGTGG CGACCAAATACAACAAGGCCGAGCAGCTGACGCTGCGGGACCGCCTGGCACGCCTCAACGCCCACTCCATCGCCAAGAAAACCACGCGCTTCAGCCGGCTCCTCATGCACGAGACTGGCATCGTGGCCAAG ACTGAGGACAAGGAATATGACGACCTGGAAGAGAAGTTCCAGTGCGTGGCGTCCAGTGTGGCCACGCTGAAGGAGAACGTGGCGTCCTACCTGGGCCACTTAGAG GTGTTCCTGCTGCCCGCCCCGCACCGGCGTGAGCTGCAGatggagcagggaccagcccagCAGCATCGCCGCCTCTCCGAGCTCCTCCACAGCACCGTTTTCCCTGAATTT AAGCAGCGTGTGGACAGGCTGGTGtggcagcccctctgcagcctcTCAGACACGCTGGAGGGGCCCCAGCAGCTGGTCAAGAAGCGCCTGGACAAGCTGCTGGACTACGAGAAGATCCAGGAGAGGAAGAGCGAGGTGGGCAGCGTGAGCTACGACGAGGAGGCAGCCATGAACACCTACCTGGCCATCAATGACCTGCTGGTGGCCGAGCTCCCCCAGTTCAACCAGGTGGCCGTGCAGCTCCTGGGCCAGATCCTGCGCTCCTTCAGCGCCCTGCAGCTGGACTTGGCCACCCAGGTCCTGCACCACGcagagaaggagctggagcag CTGCCCCATGGCCACATGCCCCTGCCCAGCTTCTGGAAGGTGGTGGAGGACAGCCTGCAGCAGTCGGGTGCCCAGCTCCGTGCCTTCTGCCAGGCCTTTGAGACGGTcacacccagccctggcacacag CCTCTGACCCCTGCTGAGGAGAGGAAGGTCCTTTCCCTTGTGAGCAAGCACGGCCCAGACAAGCTGTACCAAGTGACCAGCAACATCAGTGGCAGCAGAGACTTGGACCTGACCCTGCTGAGGGGACAGATCGTGGCTCTGCTGCAGAGCGCCGACACCAGGGGCAACACCAGCAGGTGGCTGGTGGATGCTGGAG GTCCCCGAGGGTTTGTTCCTGCTGCCAAACTCCGGCCCTACAGCCCTGCACAAgtgcagcagcctgtgctgcagctgctgggcctGGACGGTGGCACTGAGGGGAGGAGACATTCCtgtgcagcccctgaagctccCAGGCCACAGGTGGCCACCTTCACCCCAACATTCCAG GTGGTCGCCGGCTTCTCCTTCGCCGCCCGGAGCCCGCAGGAGCTGAGCCTGCAGGCGGGGCAGCCcgtgcagctgctggagccccaCGACAAGAAGGGCAGCACGGAGTGGAGCCTGGTGGAGGTGAACGGCCAGAGGGGCTACGTGCCCTCCAGCTACCTGGTGACCGTCCCCGTGCAGGAGCCCGCGGGCTGGAGCTTGCCCGTGTGA